One region of Silene latifolia isolate original U9 population unplaced genomic scaffold, ASM4854445v1 scaffold_57, whole genome shotgun sequence genomic DNA includes:
- the LOC141639738 gene encoding secreted RxLR effector protein 161-like, with protein MKNIPYASAVGSIMYAQVYTRPDIADAVGVLRRYQSNPGLDNWKAAKKVLRYLQGYVFMIADGAMSWRSVKQTLTATSTMEAESLRMYCDNSAVVFMAKNNRSRSRSEHIDIKYLAIRERVQEKKVIIEHISTELMIADPLTKGMPIKTSKDHVVRMGLGSIM; from the exons ATGAAGAACATTCCATATGCTTCAGCTGTTGGTAGCATTATGTATGCTCAGGTCTATACCAGACCCGACATTGCAGATGCGGTTGGAGTGTTAAGAAGATATCAGAGTAACCCGGGTCTTGATAACTGGAAGGCTGCAAAGAAAGTGTTGAGATATCTTCAAG GATATGTGTTTATGATAGCTGATGGAGCTATGTCATGGAGGAGTGTGAAGCAAACCTTGACGGCTACTTCTACTATGGAGGCTGA GTCACTGAGAATGTATTGTGATAATTCAGCTGTTGTGTTTAtggctaagaataatagaagtcgAAGTCGAAGTGAACACATCGATATAAAGTATCTAGCCATAAGAGAGCgtgttcaggaaaagaaagtgatcATTGAACACATTAGCACAGAGTTGATGATAGCAGATCCCTTGACTAAAGGCATGCCAATTAAGACTTCCAAGGATCATGTAGTGAGAATGGGACTTGGTTCCATCATGTAG
- the LOC141639739 gene encoding uncharacterized protein LOC141639739 — translation MLQAVQDCHLADLSVQGAFYTWSNKHDNSTKVYSRLDRVFVNDDWDDTFSESYVYFLPEEMFDHCPYLIHLEMVNQREGASFKYFNMWSLAPDYSSILRNGWNKEVQGNPK, via the coding sequence ATGTTACAAGCTGTGCAGGACTGTCATTTAGCTGATCTTAGTGTTCAAGGTGCTTTCTATACGTGGTCTAATAAGCATGACAATAGCACTAAAGTTTATAGCAGACTGGATAGGGTCTTTGTTAATGATGATTGGGATGATACTTTCTCTGAGAGCTATGTTTATTTTCTCCCTGAGGAAATGTTTGACCATTGTCCATATCTTATTCATTTGGAAATGGTGAATCAGAGAGAGGGGGCTTCATTTAAATATTTCAACATGTGGTCTCTGGCACCTGATTATAGTAGCATATTAAGAAATGGATGGAATAAGGAGGTTCAGGGGAACCCCAAGtaa